Part of the Clostridiales bacterium genome is shown below.
CTGTTAATATTATCAAAAAAAGAGCAATTATTTGATTGAAAACGCTGCCTGTGATCACCGGCCAATCCCCCTATGCAAGCATAAAAATCCATCCGTACTGTTTATCTTTTCTCCGCAAACTTGTCCATGAAAGATTTAACTTTTTCCATGTAAGGCATTGAAGGAATGCCACCCTTTTTAGTCGTACTAAGGGCTGCAACTGCGCAGCAAAAATCCGCGATCCCTTCGATCTCGTCTTTGCCTATGTCATCCGGATTTTTGCCCAACCTGCACAGCCGATAAAGCAATGCACCCATAAATGCATCGCCTGCTCCGGTTGTATCGACTGCATGGACATCATAAGAGCCTATATATCCCGAACCGTTTTTGCATCTATAATAGCATCCCCTGCTGCCCAATGTTACAGCAATCAGCTTTATCCCCATTTCATAAAGCTCCATGCTGCCCTCTTCAGGGTCTTCCTTATCAGTTAAAAAACTCAATTCATCTTCCGACACCTTCAAAATATCGGTATATTTTAATCCGCGTGATATTTCTTTTTTCGCATGAGTTTCATCCTTCCAGAGGGAAAGCCTCAAATTAGGGTCATAGGACACAGTAAGCCCTGCTTCTTTTGCATATTCGACTGCTTTTAGTGTAGCGCTTTTAGATGGCTCATCGGTCATCGACAGGGAACCGAAATGAAATATCTTTGAATTTTTTATAATATCGTAGTCGATTTCCTCCTCTTTAAGCATTGTATCTGCTCCGGGTTTCCTGTAAAAATCAAAAACCCTGTCGCCCTTTTCATCCAGCTGCACAAATGTAAGAGTCGTATTAGCCTCTCCGGAAAATCTGATACCTTCGGTATTTATGCCGTTTTGATCCAGCACATTTTTTAAAAAGTAGCCGAATTGATCTCTCCCCACCTTTCCTATAAATGCATCGCGCCCTCCCAATCTAGATATAGCGACAAGCACGTTCGCAGGCGCGCCTCCGGGATTCCTTTCAAATAACAGATTTTTGTCTTTTGAATATCCTGCCGGGGCAAAATCTATCAATAATTCCCCCAGTGCTGTTACGTCAAACATATATTCACCAACCCCGATAATTAATTTGATATATTTTTCAAGGCTTTACTATTATCTTGCCTCTTCCCTTATACATACCCTTTTCAAAAACGTCATTTATATCATCTATATCAACTTTATCCGTGATGATATCCTTAACATCTATCTTCCTTGATTCTATGAGCGATATCGCCCTTTTCATTGTGTACGGGTTGATATACGATGCCTTTATGGTTATCTCTCTTTTGAAAATGTCAAAAGGCTTCAAAGGAATGGTGCACTCAGAATCCGTAAGCCCAAACATCATTACTGTGCCCCCGCGGCTTACATACTTGATGGCGTCTTCCATCGTATTTTTTAAGCCGACACATTCTATGGCAACATCTACATGCTCTATTTCAAGTTTTCGCAGCTTATCCTCCACATTTTCCCCAATCGGATCTATAGCGATATCAGCACCAAACTTGTACCCTAATTCTCTTTTCCACTTGACAGGCTCTATCAGGATTATAGTCGAGGCTCCCGAAATTTTTGCAAGCTGAAGCATGATCT
Proteins encoded:
- a CDS encoding PfkB family carbohydrate kinase; this translates as MFDVTALGELLIDFAPAGYSKDKNLLFERNPGGAPANVLVAISRLGGRDAFIGKVGRDQFGYFLKNVLDQNGINTEGIRFSGEANTTLTFVQLDEKGDRVFDFYRKPGADTMLKEEEIDYDIIKNSKIFHFGSLSMTDEPSKSATLKAVEYAKEAGLTVSYDPNLRLSLWKDETHAKKEISRGLKYTDILKVSEDELSFLTDKEDPEEGSMELYEMGIKLIAVTLGSRGCYYRCKNGSGYIGSYDVHAVDTTGAGDAFMGALLYRLCRLGKNPDDIGKDEIEGIADFCCAVAALSTTKKGGIPSMPYMEKVKSFMDKFAEKR